One Belonocnema kinseyi isolate 2016_QV_RU_SX_M_011 chromosome 6, B_treatae_v1, whole genome shotgun sequence genomic region harbors:
- the LOC117174370 gene encoding uncharacterized protein LOC117174370 isoform X1, protein MSAANFNRKNFIESPTEEIVMAILLQQEGSGDNLGYRSTWQKLRKVYKLTVKQKTVMELLRKIDPEGVEARCRYKMKQRTYNVPGPNYLWHADNHDKLKRFGFAIYSCIDVFSKIVLWIHVSKSNNDPKITGHYYLEAIQNFGLLPTLIRTDHGTEATLMEDCQIALRYKHTDPNAGLNSFIKGKSTRNQRI, encoded by the coding sequence ATGAGTGCtgcaaatttcaatagaaaaaattttattgaaagccCGACAGAGGAAATCGTTATGGCTATTCTATTGCAACAGGAAGGAAGCGGCGACAATTTAGGCTATAGGTCTACGTGGCAGAAACTTAGAAAAGTGTACAAATTGACCGTGAAGCAAAAGACAGTAATGGAGTTGTTAAGAAAAATTGATCCTGAAGGAGTTGAAGCACGTTGTCGATACAAAATGAAACAAAGAACGTATAATGTTCCGGGCCCAAATTATTTGTGGCATGCTGACAATCACGACAAGCTGAAACGGTTTGGATTTGCTATTTATAGCTGTATAGATGTGTTTTCGAAGATAGTTTTATGGATACATGTTTCTAAATCTAACAATGATCCAAAAATAACAGGGCACTATTACTTGGAGGCAATCCAAAACTTTGGATTGTTGCCTACCTTAATAAGAACTGATCACGGCACAGAAGCAACACTCATGGAAGATTGTCAAATAGCTTTACGGTATAAACATACCGATCCAAATGCTGGTCTTAACAGTTTCATCAAAGGAAAAAGTACGCGTAACCAAAGGATATAA
- the LOC117174370 gene encoding uncharacterized protein LOC117174370 isoform X2, with the protein MSAANFNRKNFIESPTEEIVMAILLQQEGSGDNLGYRSTWQKLRKVYKLTVKQKTVMELLRKIDPEGVEARCRYKMKQRTYNVPGPNYLWHADNHDKLKRALLLGGNPKLWIVAYLNKN; encoded by the exons ATGAGTGCtgcaaatttcaatagaaaaaattttattgaaagccCGACAGAGGAAATCGTTATGGCTATTCTATTGCAACAGGAAGGAAGCGGCGACAATTTAGGCTATAGGTCTACGTGGCAGAAACTTAGAAAAGTGTACAAATTGACCGTGAAGCAAAAGACAGTAATGGAGTTGTTAAGAAAAATTGATCCTGAAGGAGTTGAAGCACGTTGTCGATACAAAATGAAACAAAGAACGTATAATGTTCCGGGCCCAAATTATTTGTGGCATGCTGACAATCACGACAAGCTGAAACG GGCACTATTACTTGGAGGCAATCCAAAACTTTGGATTGTTGCCTACCTTAATAAGAACTGA